From a single Adhaeribacter swui genomic region:
- a CDS encoding Crp/Fnr family transcriptional regulator, whose protein sequence is MEELIAYILQFGTLNKQQIELITSKATALELKKNEYFSEAGKIPKQVGFVVQGVLRMFSYDNKGEEITTYFIDENRLVVDYENFVACLVSSDYLQAVTDCKFIVFSKQDWEELYQTIIDWDKIVNKAVQKAFQIHLERRTALVSKDTVTRYLSFLEQFPTLANRVPQAHIASYLGVTRFSLSRIRKNIR, encoded by the coding sequence ATGGAAGAATTGATTGCCTATATTTTACAGTTTGGCACCTTAAACAAACAGCAAATCGAGCTTATCACAAGCAAAGCAACAGCACTGGAACTTAAAAAAAACGAGTACTTTTCGGAAGCGGGCAAAATCCCAAAACAAGTTGGTTTTGTGGTGCAAGGTGTTCTTCGCATGTTCTCTTACGATAACAAGGGCGAAGAAATTACTACCTATTTTATTGACGAAAACCGGTTAGTTGTCGATTACGAGAATTTTGTAGCCTGCCTTGTATCTTCGGACTATTTGCAGGCCGTTACCGACTGTAAGTTTATTGTGTTTTCGAAGCAGGATTGGGAAGAACTTTACCAAACCATTATCGATTGGGATAAAATAGTAAACAAAGCCGTTCAAAAAGCATTTCAGATACACTTAGAACGAAGAACCGCCTTAGTTTCGAAAGATACGGTTACACGCTACTTGTCATTTTTAGAACAATTCCCCACCCTTGCCAATCGTGTTCCACAAGCGCATATTGCTTCTTACTTAGGCGTTACCAGATTTTCGTTAAGCCGGATAAGAAAAAATATTCGCTAA
- a CDS encoding ABC transporter permease/substrate-binding protein, with protein MAADTPTLFSFMQEQSGKLLEQTVTHTGLTFLSLLLAVSIGLPLGILIADKKKLAGLVLGMAGMLQTIPSIALLGFLIPVLGIGAKPAIAALFLYALLPIIRNTYTGITAVDATVKDAAQGMGMTKFQILLQVELPLACPVILAGIRTATVINVGVATLAAYIAAGGLGEFIFGGIALNNSNMILAGALPAAGLAILFDFLLGRLQNFKFRSVKRILGLLPIVFVLLAAFYLVPPAFGTRLLAGFTPEFMGRQDGFLGLQQKYGLNIRNVVISDAVMYQAAFEKELDVISGYSTDGRLKAFDLVILEDDKAIFPPYYAAPIVRNAALKQFPELAGILNKLVGQINDSIMTELNYRVDYLKQSPEQVALDFLKFKKLWQPARQGNKGTIRIGSKIFGEQYILASMYRQLIQGYSDYQVETKTGLGGTKICFDALTNNQIDLYPEYTGTGLLVILQPTPAQLEQLGTNKEKVYKFVQTAFQKQYQITWLPPIGFNNAYALMMRREQTQRFGIKSISELKEYLDKE; from the coding sequence ATGGCCGCTGATACTCCTACTTTATTCTCGTTTATGCAGGAACAGTCCGGCAAATTGCTGGAACAAACCGTGACGCATACCGGACTCACATTTTTATCTTTGCTGCTGGCCGTAAGCATTGGTTTGCCCCTGGGCATTTTAATTGCAGATAAAAAGAAACTGGCCGGTTTGGTACTAGGCATGGCTGGCATGTTGCAAACCATACCCAGTATTGCCTTACTGGGTTTTCTTATTCCGGTGCTGGGTATTGGGGCAAAACCGGCCATTGCAGCTTTGTTTTTGTACGCCTTATTACCCATTATCCGCAACACGTACACGGGTATCACCGCCGTAGATGCCACCGTTAAAGATGCCGCTCAGGGTATGGGCATGACCAAATTTCAAATTTTATTACAAGTGGAGCTGCCTTTGGCTTGTCCGGTTATTCTGGCGGGTATCCGTACGGCTACGGTTATTAACGTGGGCGTGGCTACGCTGGCAGCTTACATTGCCGCTGGTGGGCTGGGCGAATTTATTTTTGGCGGCATTGCTTTAAACAATTCCAATATGATTCTGGCTGGCGCTTTACCCGCTGCAGGATTGGCGATTTTGTTTGATTTTTTACTCGGCCGTTTGCAAAATTTTAAATTTAGAAGTGTGAAGCGGATATTGGGTTTGCTTCCAATTGTTTTTGTACTCCTGGCCGCTTTTTACCTGGTTCCGCCCGCTTTTGGCACCCGCTTACTCGCCGGGTTTACCCCCGAATTTATGGGTCGGCAGGATGGTTTTTTAGGTTTGCAACAAAAATACGGGCTAAACATTCGTAACGTAGTTATTAGCGACGCGGTAATGTACCAGGCTGCTTTCGAGAAAGAGCTCGACGTAATCAGTGGCTACTCTACCGACGGCCGGTTAAAAGCTTTTGACCTGGTTATTCTGGAAGACGATAAAGCTATTTTCCCACCTTATTATGCCGCTCCTATTGTCCGGAATGCGGCTTTAAAACAATTTCCGGAATTGGCAGGCATTTTAAATAAGTTGGTCGGCCAGATTAATGATTCTATCATGACGGAATTAAACTACCGGGTAGATTATTTAAAACAAAGTCCGGAGCAGGTTGCCCTGGATTTTTTAAAATTTAAAAAATTATGGCAACCCGCCCGTCAGGGTAATAAAGGCACCATCCGGATAGGTTCTAAGATTTTCGGGGAACAATATATTTTGGCCAGCATGTACCGCCAACTCATTCAAGGATACTCCGATTACCAAGTAGAAACGAAAACTGGTTTGGGCGGCACTAAAATTTGCTTTGATGCCTTAACGAATAATCAGATTGATTTGTATCCGGAATATACCGGCACCGGTTTGCTGGTTATTTTACAGCCTACTCCTGCTCAATTAGAGCAACTTGGCACTAACAAAGAAAAGGTGTATAAGTTTGTGCAAACCGCCTTTCAAAAACAGTATCAGATTACCTGGTTGCCGCCCATTGGGTTTAATAATGCTTACGCTTTAATGATGCGGCGCGAGCAAACGCAGCGATTTGGGATTAAAAGCATTTCGGAATTAAAAGAATATTTAGATAAAGAATAA
- a CDS encoding SDR family oxidoreductase has translation MATSIVFKPTTFAVHFNTSIIMNISLKGQVALVTGGTKGIGKAIASKLSNVGAQVVVTARHEPKDQTSEHHFITADLVQPEAAEIIAKEILEKYGRIDIIVNNAGANLSPGGGFSSLSDEHWHNDWQINFLSVVRINKALLPSMITQKHGVIINISTGAAKQPIWELTMSYSSAKAALNVYSKALANEVGSKEIRVNVVSPGVVKTPLMMEFIEDIAKSSNTSVDEAFKTVMNKVGVPLGRMAEPEEIANLVAFLVSSEAKYITGTNYSVDGGALPIV, from the coding sequence ATGGCAACCAGTATCGTTTTTAAACCGACCACCTTTGCCGTTCATTTTAACACAAGTATTATTATGAACATTTCATTAAAAGGACAGGTTGCCCTGGTAACAGGCGGGACAAAAGGAATTGGCAAAGCTATAGCCAGCAAATTAAGTAATGTCGGGGCGCAAGTAGTTGTTACTGCCCGCCATGAACCAAAAGACCAAACCAGTGAACATCATTTCATTACAGCAGATCTTGTGCAGCCCGAGGCTGCGGAAATTATTGCGAAAGAAATATTAGAAAAGTATGGCAGGATAGACATTATCGTCAATAATGCGGGTGCAAATCTAAGCCCTGGAGGTGGTTTCAGCTCACTTTCGGACGAACATTGGCATAACGATTGGCAAATCAATTTTTTATCTGTCGTTCGCATCAACAAAGCGTTACTTCCTTCCATGATTACACAAAAACACGGGGTAATCATCAACATCTCTACGGGCGCTGCTAAACAACCCATTTGGGAATTGACAATGTCGTATTCCTCAGCCAAGGCAGCATTAAATGTTTACAGCAAAGCATTGGCAAACGAAGTTGGCTCCAAAGAAATACGGGTAAACGTAGTTTCACCGGGAGTGGTAAAAACACCGCTCATGATGGAGTTTATCGAGGACATAGCAAAGTCTTCCAATACGTCGGTTGACGAGGCATTTAAAACAGTAATGAACAAAGTGGGGGTGCCATTAGGCAGAATGGCTGAACCCGAAGAAATTGCTAACCTGGTAGCATTTCTTGTTTCTTCGGAAGCAAAATATATTACTGGTACTAATTATTCTGTAGACGGGGGCGCGTTACCTATTGTTTGA
- a CDS encoding LytR/AlgR family response regulator transcription factor, which yields MMLTCIAVDDEPLALGLVCAFIQQTPFLNLVGRYSSAIEALKGLHAQPVDLIFLDIQMPDLTGIELARVLDKGQGKSPRVIFTTAFNQFALEGYRVDALDYLVKPFNYEEFLRAATKAKAYFDLIQPDPKPVLASLVPEDEYLFLKIEYQLVRIAYKDILYIEGLKDYVKVHLQNEAKPLLSLTSLKNLEEKLPSGRFMRIHRSYIVALDKIKAITRNTVQIGEITIAVSDQYKENFNQFLSKWV from the coding sequence CTGATGCTGACTTGTATTGCCGTCGACGATGAACCGCTGGCTCTAGGCCTGGTCTGTGCTTTTATTCAACAAACGCCTTTTTTAAACCTGGTGGGCCGTTATTCCAGCGCCATCGAGGCTTTAAAAGGTTTGCATGCGCAGCCGGTAGATTTGATTTTTCTGGATATTCAAATGCCTGATTTAACCGGCATTGAACTAGCCCGGGTATTGGATAAAGGTCAGGGTAAAAGTCCGCGGGTAATTTTCACCACCGCTTTTAACCAGTTTGCCCTGGAAGGTTACCGCGTAGATGCCTTGGATTATTTGGTAAAGCCCTTTAATTACGAAGAATTTTTGCGCGCCGCTACTAAAGCCAAGGCGTATTTTGATTTAATTCAACCAGATCCTAAACCGGTATTGGCCAGCCTCGTGCCCGAAGATGAGTATCTTTTTTTAAAAATTGAGTATCAATTGGTGCGCATTGCTTACAAAGATATTTTGTACATCGAGGGTTTAAAAGATTACGTGAAGGTGCATCTGCAAAACGAAGCAAAGCCTTTGTTATCTTTAACCAGCCTGAAGAACTTAGAAGAAAAACTGCCTTCCGGACGATTTATGCGCATTCACCGGTCGTATATTGTGGCCCTGGATAAGATTAAAGCCATTACCCGCAACACCGTGCAAATCGGCGAAATTACCATTGCCGTGAGTGACCAGTACAAAGAAAACTTTAATCAGTTTTTAAGTAAGTGGGTGTGA
- a CDS encoding ABC transporter ATP-binding protein, with translation MIELKHVSKTYGPVKAVQDISFTVDEGETLILLGTSGCGKTTVLRMLNKLIEPTTGAIFLKNQPISAIPAEQLRRSMGYVLQHTGLFPHYTVAENMAIVPRQLKWDTHRIKSRAVELIEKLHLSEEHLHLYPDQLSGGQQQRVGIARALMADPPVLLLDEPFGALDPITRTHIRQEFLQLDELKRKTVIMVTHDITEAFELGDRICLMQQGQIEQLGTPEELIFNPQSNFVASFLQEQQLPLELKTLTLTEIGLTEIGQLPASMSIWEALTHLLPPSKAVTPLPNSKVTENSAEVSQIMQALHNHRKS, from the coding sequence ATGATTGAGCTGAAACACGTTTCTAAAACTTACGGGCCGGTAAAAGCAGTGCAGGATATTTCGTTTACCGTGGACGAGGGCGAAACGCTTATTTTGTTGGGCACCAGCGGTTGCGGTAAAACCACGGTTCTGCGCATGTTAAATAAGTTAATTGAACCTACCACCGGGGCTATCTTTTTAAAAAATCAGCCGATAAGTGCTATTCCTGCCGAGCAATTGCGCCGCAGCATGGGTTACGTACTGCAGCATACTGGTTTGTTTCCGCATTATACCGTAGCCGAAAACATGGCCATTGTACCCCGCCAGCTGAAGTGGGATACCCACCGAATTAAAAGCCGGGCAGTTGAATTAATTGAGAAATTACACCTTTCCGAAGAACACCTGCACTTGTACCCCGACCAGCTCAGTGGAGGCCAGCAGCAACGCGTGGGAATTGCGCGGGCCTTAATGGCCGACCCACCGGTATTATTACTGGATGAACCCTTCGGCGCCCTCGACCCCATTACCCGCACCCACATCCGGCAAGAATTTCTACAACTCGACGAACTGAAGCGCAAAACCGTAATTATGGTTACCCACGACATTACCGAAGCGTTTGAACTCGGCGACCGCATTTGCCTGATGCAACAAGGCCAAATAGAACAACTAGGTACCCCCGAAGAGCTGATTTTTAATCCTCAAAGCAACTTTGTAGCTTCGTTTTTACAAGAACAGCAACTGCCTTTAGAGCTAAAAACCCTTACCCTCACCGAAATTGGTTTAACCGAAATTGGCCAATTACCCGCCAGCATGAGTATTTGGGAGGCACTTACTCATTTGCTACCCCCAAGCAAGGCTGTCACTCCCCTGCCCAACTCCAAGGTAACAGAAAACTCAGCGGAGGTTAGTCAAATAATGCAAGCCCTACATAACCACCGGAAAAGCTGA
- a CDS encoding sensor histidine kinase, whose product MALLIRRNISLLIQVLIWLLVAFLLLLFQPLTSEVKLPVQLWVKQAVQFGLWLGAFYLNAWVWVPKLLLPNKIGWFVLAALGTAIGVVAIIYLVEISLNLPELMHQALHPGRPRREGNGPLWYSLIGSFFVTVVVLAIGTSITTVQKWQKDAQLRQLLEQEKTSTELSFLKAQINPHFFFNTLNNIYALTMINIDSSRQALHTLSRMMRYVLYETTHGTTLLSKELLFIEDYIQLMQLRLTENVKVIFQKPNPINDLMIAPMLLLPFVENAFKHGVSTVLPCSILIKVEQQGTELNVQVTNTIVNEKKLVLEESNGIGLVNTRRRLDLLYPNNYQLVTQEDTLANEYQVNLTLQLT is encoded by the coding sequence ATGGCTTTACTAATCCGACGTAATATTTCCCTGCTAATCCAGGTTTTAATCTGGTTACTGGTAGCCTTTTTACTGTTGTTGTTTCAACCGCTTACCTCCGAAGTTAAACTGCCGGTGCAATTGTGGGTAAAACAAGCGGTGCAGTTTGGTTTATGGTTAGGCGCTTTTTACTTAAATGCCTGGGTTTGGGTACCAAAATTGTTGCTTCCGAATAAAATAGGCTGGTTTGTGCTGGCTGCGCTTGGTACGGCTATTGGGGTTGTAGCTATTATTTACCTGGTAGAAATAAGCTTGAACTTACCCGAACTCATGCACCAGGCTTTACATCCGGGGCGGCCCCGGCGCGAAGGGAACGGACCGCTGTGGTATTCTTTAATCGGTAGCTTTTTTGTTACCGTGGTGGTATTGGCCATTGGTACCAGCATTACTACCGTGCAAAAGTGGCAGAAAGATGCCCAGTTACGCCAACTGCTCGAACAAGAAAAAACCAGTACGGAGCTTTCGTTTTTAAAAGCGCAGATTAATCCGCATTTCTTTTTTAATACGCTCAACAACATTTACGCCCTCACGATGATTAACATTGATTCGTCGCGGCAAGCTTTGCATACCTTATCGCGCATGATGCGCTACGTGCTCTACGAAACTACCCATGGCACCACCTTGCTCAGTAAAGAATTGTTGTTTATTGAAGATTACATCCAGCTAATGCAATTGCGACTTACCGAGAATGTAAAAGTAATTTTCCAAAAACCTAACCCGATTAATGATTTAATGATTGCCCCCATGCTGTTGTTGCCCTTCGTAGAGAATGCGTTTAAACACGGTGTGAGTACGGTTTTGCCTTGTTCGATTTTGATAAAAGTAGAGCAGCAGGGCACCGAATTAAACGTACAAGTAACCAATACCATCGTAAATGAAAAAAAACTGGTGCTGGAAGAAAGCAACGGGATTGGCCTGGTAAACACTCGCCGACGCCTGGATTTACTGTACCCGAACAATTATCAATTAGTTACCCAGGAAGATACCCTCGCCAATGAATACCAGGTAAACTTAACCTTACAACTAACCTGA